A stretch of Bdellovibrionales bacterium CG10_big_fil_rev_8_21_14_0_10_45_34 DNA encodes these proteins:
- a CDS encoding cupin domain-containing protein, translating into MIIRRWQAPQLPSPQQMKMMLSAEGLSPFEETFSPDSHVGAHRHPFDEVRWIVAGQMVMDIAGNQVLLRAGDRIEVPSNTKHSMKAHGETDCLCLVAQRAF; encoded by the coding sequence ATGATTATTAGACGTTGGCAGGCTCCGCAGTTGCCGTCTCCCCAACAAATGAAAATGATGCTATCAGCAGAAGGCCTTAGTCCTTTTGAAGAAACATTTTCACCTGACTCGCACGTCGGCGCCCACAGGCACCCTTTTGACGAAGTTCGATGGATCGTAGCAGGTCAGATGGTGATGGACATCGCAGGCAATCAGGTATTACTTCGGGCTGGGGATCGCATCGAAGTGCCCTCAAATACAAAACACTCCATGAAGGCCCACGGCGAAACAGACTGCTTGTGCTTAGTCGCTCAACGAGCATTCTAG